Within the Acidobacteriota bacterium genome, the region GGCTGACTGTTTGGAATCCGTAGGTTTCTGCCAGGTATTTTCGAACCTCCTCGGTGAAATAGGGGGCCCGCTCGCTTACCCGGGAAGCAATGCGCAATCCGAGAGGCGCCTGGCTGGCTGCCTCCGCCCTTTCCCGGGTGATCTTCCCTTCCGCCACCATTCGCCGCAGCACGTAGTTGCGGCGGACCGTTACCCGGTCTTCCATCTGCATGGGAGACCGCAAATGGGCGATCGCGGGAAGCGCGGCCAGGACGGCAACCTCATCCAGACTCAGGTCCTTCAGCTCCTTGCTGAAATAGAATTGAGCAGCCGCCGCAAACCCGTAGGTGCGATGCCCGAGCGGCACCTGATTGCAATAGAGCGTCAGAATCTGTTCCTTGGTATAGAAGCGTTCAATTTGAATGGAGAAAAGAAACTCCTGGAACTTTCGCTTGAAGCTCTTTTCGGAGGTCAGGAAACAGAGCCGGCTCAGTTGCTGAGTAATCGTGCTGGTACCCCGGATCCTCCCGCCTCCCATGGCCGCTTTGACCACGGCCCGAGCAACACCAGTCACATCCACCCCCCAATGCCTCTCGAAGTTCTTGTCTTCGGTAGCGATCAGGGCATCGCGAAGCAGTTGGGGAATATCGTGGTAGCCGATAACCACTCGGCGCTCCAGTGCGAAGGACCCCACGGTTCTTCCATCGTCCGAATAGAGTTCAGTGATGACATTGGGACGGTAGTCCTGGAGTTCCTGGACTCGGGGCAGATCGCTCTTGTAGACGATCAGCAACCCACCGAGCGCGCCGACTGCAATCGACAGAAACAACAGCAAGGCAAAGATCAGGCGACCAAAAACACGTTGGTCCCGGAAACGGAAGGAAAAGGAGACTGGAAGCGGCATTGGAATTTGGAAATTCCAGGCAAGACTACCCTAGAAGATAACAGACACTGTAGAGGAAATTCAACGGCACCCGGTCCATTTTGCCTTGGAAAAACCATCCGGACGACACTGGATGTTATAGGTGCCAACTAACGGTTATTTGACAGGCAAACACTCAGATATTATATTCTGTCCGCTTGCACAATGCGTCGTGCAAGTGCCCTAAGTTACTGATTTTACAAATTATCATTGAGGAGGGTCTCAGACCATGAGCAAGATCATCGGCATCGATCTGGGCACGACCAATTCAGTCGTGGCCGTGATGGAGGCGGGCGAGCCGACTGTCATTACCAGCCCCGAGGGCAGTCGAACCACTCCTTCAACCGTGGCCTTCGCCAAGGGAGGTGAACGGTTGGTAGGACAGGTTGCCAAGAGGCAGGCCGTAACCAATCCGGAGAATACGATCTATTCCATCAAGCGTTTCATGGGGCGCAAGTATGCGGAAGTGAACGAGGAGATGAAGATCGTCCCCTACAAGGTGACTCCCGCCGCCAACAACGACGTCCGGGTGTCGATCATGGGAAAGGAGCACAGTCCGCCGGAAATTTCTTCCATGATTCTGCAAAAGATGAAGACCGCGGCCGACGAGTACCTGGGACAGACGGTCACCAAGGCCGTGGTCACCGTTCCCGCCTACTTTAACGACTCCCAGCGTCAGGCCACCAAGGACGCCGGGAAAATCGCCGGTCTGGAGGTTCTGAGAATCGTCAACGAACCCACGGCAGCCGCTCTCGCCTACGGTCTCGACAAAAAGAAAGACGAGACCATTGCCGTCTATGACTTCGGGGGCGGAACCTTCGACATCTCCATTCTGGAAGTGGGCGAGGGGGTGGTTGAGGTCAAGTCCACCAACGGGGACACCCACTTGGGAGGAGACAACATTGACCAGCGGATTATCGACTGGATCGTCGATGAGTTCATCAAGGATCAGGGGATCGATCTCTCCAAGGACAAGATGGCCTTGCAGCGGCTCAAGGAAGCTGCCGAAAAAGCAAAAATGGAGCTCTCGACCACTCTGGAAACCGAGATCAATCTGCCCTTTGTGACGGCCGATGCCTCGGGACCCAAGCACTTGAACATGAAGCTCACCCGAGCCAAGTTCGAAGGGTTGGTGGAGGACATCCTGCAACGCAGCGTCGAGCCCTGCAAGCTGGCCCTCAGGGACTCCGGGGTCAACCCCGAGGACATCAACGAAGTGGTATTGGTCGGCGGCTCGACTCGAATCCCCCGGGTGCAGCAAATCGTGAAGGAGCTTTTCAAAAGGGACCCCCACAAAGGGGTAAACCCGGACGAGGTGGTAGCCATTGGGGCCGCTGTTCAAGCCGGAGTTCTGGGTGGAGACGTCAAGGATCTCCTGCTGCTGGACGTGACACCCCTCTCCCTGGGAATTGAAACGCTGGGAGCGGTCTTCACCAAACTGATCGAGCGCAACACCACCATCCCCACTCGCAAGAGCGAAATTTTCTCCACGGCCGCCGACAATCAAACCTCGGTGGAAGTCCACGTTCTGCAGGGAGAGCGGAGCATGGCCAAGGACAACCGAACCTTGGGCAAGTTCCATCTGGTGGGGATTCCTCCGGCGGCCCGCGGCGTTCCTCAAGTCGAGGTCACTTTCGACATCGACGCCAACGGCATCGTGAATGTCTCCGCCAAGGACCTCGGCACCAACAAGGAGCAGAACATCACCATCACCGCCTCCAGCGGCTTGTCCAAGGACGAGATCGAAGACATGACTCGCGAAGCGGAAGCACACTCCGAAGAGGACCGCAAGTACAAGGAGGAGGTAGAGGCCCGGAATAACGCAGACAACTTGGTCTACAACACCGAAAAGCTGTTGAAAGAGAATCGCGACAAAGTCCCGGAATCGGACGTAGCTGCCATTGAATCGGCCCTGGAGAATTGCCGCAAAGCCATCGATGAAGGGGGTTCGGAGCGTATCAACTCGGCTGTCGAAGAGTTGACTCAAGCCACCCACAAGCTGGCCGACGTCCTCTACAAGCAGGCCGCGCCTCAGGGCGATCCCACACCCTCCACACCTGGAGACTCTTCCGACGAGGCGGCCGCGGAGGGAGAGGTCATCGATGCCGAGTATGAAGAGAGCGACGAAAAGAAGAAGTAAGACCTGCTGCGGGTACCCGTCGGGCGCCATGCCCGCTGCTTGCATGGCAGGGTTGGCGACAGGTACCCGCAGCCGCTGCAACCGAGGTGAGGGCCGAAGCCGGTTTCGCCTCCCCCGAGACCTGTAATGAACCGACAGAATTTCTACAAGACTCTAGGAGTAGGCCGTGGAGCCTCACTTGACGACATCAGAAAATCGTACCGGAAACTGGCTCGCAAGTACCACCCGGATGTCAACCCCGGAGACCGGGCATCCGAGGAACGCTTCAAGAAGATTTCGGAGGCCTACGACGTCCTGAGCGATCCCAAGAAGCGGGAAGTCTACGACGCGTACGGCGCCTATTCGGAGAATTTTCGCCCGCCCCCGGGCGGCGGCGGATTCGATTTCTCCGGATTTGACTTTTCCGACCTGGGAAGCTCGGGTTTTTCCGATTTCTTTACCCGGATGTTCCAGGGTCGATCCGAACCGGTAAGACCGCAAGGGCGCGACCTCGAATACCAGATCTCGATGAGCTTCGACGACGCCTTGAAGGGCCTTCGAACACAAATCGCCTACGATCGGATGGAGGTCTGCCGGAATTGCCGGGGAAGTGGCCAGGCATCGGCCGCCCGGGCGGGAACCTGTTCTCTCTGCCGCGGGACCGGCAAATTGGACCAGATGAGAGGGCGTGCCCGCCTGACAACGAATTGTCATCGGTGTGGAGGTACGGGACGCAACAGCCGGCCATGCGCCTCCTGCAGGGGGCAAGGACGCACCAGCAGTCCTTCCAGGCTGGAGGCCAAGATTCCTGCCGGTGTACAGAACGGCTCTCGTATCCGGTTTGCCGGAAAGGGGGAAGCCGGTCTGGGAGGTGCTCCTTCGGGCGACCTCTATGTGGTAGCCAAGGTGACTCCTCATCCCTTCTTCGAAAGGAAGGGGGACAATATTTATTGCAAGGTTCCCG harbors:
- a CDS encoding J domain-containing protein gives rise to the protein MNRQNFYKTLGVGRGASLDDIRKSYRKLARKYHPDVNPGDRASEERFKKISEAYDVLSDPKKREVYDAYGAYSENFRPPPGGGGFDFSGFDFSDLGSSGFSDFFTRMFQGRSEPVRPQGRDLEYQISMSFDDALKGLRTQIAYDRMEVCRNCRGSGQASAARAGTCSLCRGTGKLDQMRGRARLTTNCHRCGGTGRNSRPCASCRGQGRTSSPSRLEAKIPAGVQNGSRIRFAGKGEAGLGGAPSGDLYVVAKVTPHPFFERKGDNIYCKVPVTVTEAALGAKIQVPTVDGRSLLKIPPGTQGGQKFRLRGKGAPSLRAAQRGDQFVEVRVVVPKIADERSKELLRELAQLNPGDPRTGLAQY
- the dnaK gene encoding molecular chaperone DnaK is translated as MSKIIGIDLGTTNSVVAVMEAGEPTVITSPEGSRTTPSTVAFAKGGERLVGQVAKRQAVTNPENTIYSIKRFMGRKYAEVNEEMKIVPYKVTPAANNDVRVSIMGKEHSPPEISSMILQKMKTAADEYLGQTVTKAVVTVPAYFNDSQRQATKDAGKIAGLEVLRIVNEPTAAALAYGLDKKKDETIAVYDFGGGTFDISILEVGEGVVEVKSTNGDTHLGGDNIDQRIIDWIVDEFIKDQGIDLSKDKMALQRLKEAAEKAKMELSTTLETEINLPFVTADASGPKHLNMKLTRAKFEGLVEDILQRSVEPCKLALRDSGVNPEDINEVVLVGGSTRIPRVQQIVKELFKRDPHKGVNPDEVVAIGAAVQAGVLGGDVKDLLLLDVTPLSLGIETLGAVFTKLIERNTTIPTRKSEIFSTAADNQTSVEVHVLQGERSMAKDNRTLGKFHLVGIPPAARGVPQVEVTFDIDANGIVNVSAKDLGTNKEQNITITASSGLSKDEIEDMTREAEAHSEEDRKYKEEVEARNNADNLVYNTEKLLKENRDKVPESDVAAIESALENCRKAIDEGGSERINSAVEELTQATHKLADVLYKQAAPQGDPTPSTPGDSSDEAAAEGEVIDAEYEESDEKKK